The Lycium ferocissimum isolate CSIRO_LF1 chromosome 8, AGI_CSIRO_Lferr_CH_V1, whole genome shotgun sequence DNA segment AGTGAAAAGACTGTACCTAGTGGAATGCATGGTAATGTTGAGACTGTAGCCACATTTGGAGGCTACAAGGTGTTTAGTaacccactatgggatgatgataCCCTTCCCAAATGAGGAACTTCCCTCTCTAGGGATTGTGAAGTGAAGCTTGGTCATGATAACAAGCATGGGGTGGGTGAAGTTGTTGACCCCATCCCTGAAGACGAAAAGTCCTTCTTGAGAGTTTGTGACCCACTTGACGGACCAACATCGTATTTTGGAAAGGCTTCCAAAAATGAAGAGCGCTCTTTAAAGAAGGGGAGAAATGTGTAAGGAaaggagcctacattttggaaTGTCTATACTAGATCTTCTAACCTTAAGGGTGAGGAGATGCTACTTTAAGCTTGGAATAGGTTCAATGAGTGTAAAGGTAAAACTCTCTCTCTTGATAAACTTGGTTATTGGACTAACTTGTTTGTGAAGGTTCATCAAAGGAGGAGTCTTGAAGAGGAAAACCATGGGAGAAGACCTCATTGGACTACACTTTGGTATGAAGTCACATCTTGTACTTCCTTCAAGGACGGTATGTATTCGTGGCTCATGCTTATTCTTAGGCTTTCTAAAGCCATGGAGGTAACTTCTTTATGTGATGAGTATAGTAGTAGCACTTCTATCCAATCATGTGATTCTTGCCTAGTGTTATTACTTGACTTCATTTTAAGCTTGCATGGGGAATGTGAGCAAAATAGTGTGGGGAATACCTTCGTATTTGACCCCGGTGTTGACTTAGGAGTGATCCCTTTCTTAAAGTGGGCTAGTGTGATGATTAGACCCTTGACTTGGGTTGGGCTTGTTTGTGAAATTACACTTAGCCATGAGGGATATTACTTGTTTCTTGACTTAAGGGGAGATATGTACTTCTTGATTGCTAGGACCAATGAGAActtgcatgtttgttttcctaAATGCATTGGGTTCCTTAATTTACCCTTTTGTCTACATGTCTTGAATAGCCAAGTGTCTGGGGCATTATTTGGATACTTACACTTTTTAGATCCTTATGATGCTTGGTTATATCATAAAAGTGAGTCATTTAGTGTGTTGGTCGTATGCTTTGCTTACTTTAGGTATCATCATTTGTCTTATGATGATTACCTTGAGTGTTTTGTGAGGGTGCATGTACTCATTATCTCCTATGTTTTGcaaggttcggattcgaggacgaatcctttccaagaaggggaggatgatacgatCCCCAGAAGCACACATGAATCAAGATACTTCATCAGAGGCCGAGCCAAGGAACTTCGAGCCTTACAAGCCACGGTGATGCGACGAGAGGCTTTGGAGACCTTTGAGTAGCTTCATAAGAGAGCATATGACGTGTGGATGATTGTTTGGTCGCATGGAAGGAGATGATGGCGGTTAGCCATGCAAAGAGGCTAGTCTTTAAAGTCAAGCCATCATCCTAAAGAAGATTACCAAACAAgacccttacttcattaaggtaTTTTTGAAATAGTTACCCTGGTGTTCTTTCGCatagtagtataaatactacacttagtcatttcattacttagttTTTGATGTATTGAGAATTGATATTATTATCATAGTTTGTTTGGCTTACTAGCCCTAGTTTTAGGCTTAGTTGATGGGGTGTCGTTCCATTGTTTTTTAATGAACCCTTGTccttgaaattcatgaaaagttgGTCATTTGTGGATATAAATTGAATTcctcttgccttgatttcaattAATATTGGTTCAAATTGTTAGAGTTAGAAAGAAGGATTTGGAAACCTATTTCCAAGTTTGTCTTTCTATTTCATCTAATTTGGGTCTTGCTGTTATCTTCTCTTCTCATCCTCAATTTCTTCTATCTTTAATTCCGCGTTTCTACTTGTGCTTGTTCTTTGAGGTTCGCCATAGGATTTCTATCACAGCTTGTAACTAATTACAAGAAAAGGCAGCAATCTTTTTTTTCGGTACAATGAAAAGACtcgaaaaaatttaaaatcattcgTAAGCTATAAGACTTTAATCGGAGAAACAACTCCATGTTCTTAATAACATCTTCCTAGATTAGTCAATTTTCTTCATGTTTGCCAGAAAATTGGCACAATAATTTGCTTCGCCCCATACATGTTTAATAGTGGCCTTATCATCTTTCAATAAATATTTGCACTATTCAACAACAGTCTTTAGGGGGTGACATTGTATGTCGTCTACACTCAACAAGTACAGAGCCTGTTTCCATTTCTGAGCCTTCGTATCCTATTTCTTTTGCTAATGTGAACCCTCTTTTGATATGAAATGCTGAAATCTGTTCTGGCATTCTAAAAGAGAAATTCCTTTCCTACGTGCTTAATGCTTAAAAGCCAAAATCAAGAGTGAGATATCAAAAGAGAATCACATTCATCTGTTTGGCTAAATGCTTCTACCAAATTTCAGACAAAAGAAAAAGCGCTATGCTAGATCACTTCGTAATAAAAAACCATGCTTACATAATAGCAAAACCCAAGTTAGAACAGTTCATAAAATGCAAAGGCAAAAACATTAGGATAAAAGACTACTAGTTATGCTAGATCATGAGTAATCAAAAACCACCTTTTATTGTGCTTTCATAATAGCAAAAACCATGTCAGAACAATTCCTAAAATGCAAAAGCAAAAACATCAGCCAAAAAGACTACTAGTTAGTCCATGTCAGTCTTCTGTGTGAGTAAAAATATATGGTACACCGGGAGACCACTAATTGTACAGTAAAAAATTTGATCACTACCCAAACCAGTAAACTGATTCAAACTTTCATATACACAATACTCCGCATTGGAGAAGACAAAAAATCGCGAGTCCTGGCATGGCACTTGCTCCTTGGTGCCATTTCATGCACTGCTTTTTCTTACACGTTGAGTTCGGAGTAATAACTTCTGCTACTGAGCTTTCGGTTTATGGATCTTTACGTATGGCAAAAATCCGAGGAAGTGCTTGATTTTTGGATTCCATTCTCTTTGCTGAGCACGGCAATACATCAAGAATGCATTTGCGAAGTACACATTAAAACCCATAAGGACATGCCATACTGCATGACCTTGTGGATTAAAGTACCAGCGTGAAATGTCCTTGCAGAATAGACGATCACACAGCCAGCAAACAGCTCCAGCTAATAAAGTGGCCACATATAACTTTGCAAGCTGCCTTGCGGATCTGTCTTCTGTATGAATGTAATACTTATATGTGCGAGGAATGCAAAGAAGGCACAATAGTGCATAATGTAGCATGAAACCAAGACCAAAGCGAATCTGTGAATGCAGAATGGCAAATGCAGCACCATAAAGGAACAAAAAAGTGGGCATTGTACTCTTGTAATGCCAATCTGGTGAATAAATGATGTAAATATAGAGCAGCATTTCCCAGACCATGGGTGTCTCATCACCTTGCTGTTGCCTATCAATTTAAAGCATGGATCATAATGCATTAGCATAAACCATAAAACT contains these protein-coding regions:
- the LOC132068677 gene encoding alkaline ceramidase-like, which codes for MADAMSNFWGPVTSTKEWCELNYVRSSYIAEFFNTISNVPCIILALIGLVNALRQRFEKRFSVLHMSNIILAIGSMIYHATLRQMQQQGDETPMVWEMLLYIYIIYSPDWHYKSTMPTFLFLYGAAFAILHSQIRFGLGFMLHYALLCLLCIPRTYKYYIHTEDRSARQLAKLYVATLLAGAVCWLCDRLFCKDISRWYFNPQGHAVWHVLMGFNVYFANAFLMYCRAQQREWNPKIKHFLGFLPYVKIHKPKAQ